Proteins from a genomic interval of Amphiura filiformis chromosome 9, Afil_fr2py, whole genome shotgun sequence:
- the LOC140161152 gene encoding zinc transporter ZIP1-like, with protein MEELTSIKIIGIFVLLFIALAFGVLPIVFIARSQLFQNLERKDRIHRVIACLNSFAGGVFMGIALIHLLPEVRDLIKKAIEEKGNTYNFNWAELCVACGFFTIVFVEQLVHICQEKLNDGLSEEETPFASHGNEFIYTDDIKNGDVKTSSTDEGDQNDLMDARGDHLKKRRSSAVSSTGVVSNLAESTCSHTHHTIEELAFDNGHLTASRATMLLISLSLHSIFEGLALGLQLEKNGLTDIFIAISLHKGIEAFTIAVGFAQISATLTLKYISTIFFAFMSPIGIAIGIPIALSSENDTGDGSSATGTLVNGVLQGLATGTFMFVTFIEILPHELNSRKDPLIKFFFIILGFSAITLLNALE; from the coding sequence ATGGAGGAACTCACTTCAATCAAAATCATTGGTATATTCGTGTTACTGTTTATAGCACTTGCATTCGGCGTCTTACCAATAGTTTTCATTGCTCGATCGCAATTGTTTCAAAATCTTGAACGCAAGGATCGTATCCATAGAGTCATCGCATGTCTGAACTCATTTGCAGGAGGTGTATTCATGGGGATAGCCTTGATTCATCTTTTACCCGAAGTAAGGGATCTGATCAAAAAAGCTATTGAAGAAAAAGGAAATACATATAACTTCAACTGGGCAGAACTTTGTGTTGCCTGTGGGTTTTTTACCATCGTATTCGTCGAACAATTAGTACATATCTGCCAAGAAAAACTAAACGATGGTCTATCGGAAGAAGAAACGCCATTTGCGTCTCACGGAAATGAATTTATATACACAGATGACATTAAAAACGGTGATGTAAAAACAAGTTCAACAGATGAAGGTGACCAAAACGATTTGATGGATGCTCGGGGTGATCATTTGAAGAAACGTCGTTCCAGTGCGGTGTCTTCCACTGGTGTTGTCAGTAACCTCGCTGAATCCACCTGTTCCCACACCCATCATACGATAGAAGAACTTGCATTTGACAATGGACATCTTACTGCATCACGGGCAACGATGCTTCTCATATCGCTATCTTTGCATTCGATATTTGAAGGACTTGCGCTAGGATTGCAGCTCGAAAAGAACGGACTGACTGATATATTTATCGCGATCTCACTTCACAAAGGTATTGAGGCATTCACGATTGCTGTTGGATTTGCTCAAATTAGTGCAACATTAACACTGAAATATATCTCGACGATTTTCTTTGCCTTTATGTCACCAATAGGCATTGCAATTGGCATCCCCATTGCTCTTTCTTCTGAAAATGATACTGGTGATGGTTCAAGTGCAACTGGGACGCTTGTGAATGGAGTACTCCAGGGACTCGCAACAGGAACCTTTATGTTTGTCACTTTCATTGAAATTCTACCTCATGAACTGAACTCTAGAAAAGATCCCTTGATTAAATTCTTCTTTATAATCCTCGGGTTTAGTGCCATCACTCTTTTGAATGCCTTGGAATGA